In Liquorilactobacillus hordei DSM 19519, the following proteins share a genomic window:
- a CDS encoding ABC transporter ATP-binding protein, translated as MSEKKKKLLEVKHLKQYFNVGKSDLVKAVDDVSFDIYEGETFGLVGESGSGKTTTGRSIIHLYEPTDGEIIFDGRDINKLKTKQEKHAFRREMQMIFQDPYASLNPRMKIKDIVAEGIDIHHLAKNDAERSKMVEDLLEIVGLNKDHSSRYPHEFSGGQRQRIGIARALAVQPKFIIADEPISALDVSIQAQVVNLLKDLQKEQGLTYLFIAHDLSMVKYISDRIGVMHYGKLLEVGTSDDVYTKPLHDYTASLISAVPVPDPEFERNRKQIVYDPAQETDDANKPRKMHEITPGHFVRCSEDEIAKYKKRAASYGE; from the coding sequence ATGTCAGAAAAGAAGAAAAAGCTATTAGAAGTTAAGCATCTTAAACAATATTTTAATGTGGGGAAATCTGATTTGGTCAAAGCTGTCGACGATGTAAGTTTCGATATCTATGAAGGCGAAACTTTTGGGCTTGTAGGTGAATCTGGTTCCGGTAAAACAACAACTGGTAGAAGTATTATTCATTTATATGAGCCAACCGATGGTGAGATTATTTTTGATGGACGAGACATTAATAAATTAAAAACGAAACAAGAAAAACATGCATTCAGAAGAGAAATGCAGATGATTTTCCAGGATCCATACGCTTCATTAAATCCAAGAATGAAAATCAAGGATATTGTTGCTGAGGGGATTGATATTCATCATTTAGCTAAGAATGATGCAGAGCGCAGCAAGATGGTTGAGGATCTTCTAGAAATAGTTGGTCTGAACAAGGACCATTCTAGCCGTTATCCACATGAATTTTCTGGTGGACAACGTCAAAGAATCGGGATTGCACGTGCCTTGGCTGTACAACCTAAATTCATTATTGCTGATGAACCAATCTCTGCTTTGGATGTTTCAATTCAAGCACAAGTTGTTAATTTGTTGAAAGACTTGCAAAAAGAACAAGGGTTAACATATCTGTTCATTGCTCATGACCTTTCAATGGTTAAGTATATCTCTGATCGAATCGGTGTGATGCATTATGGTAAGCTTTTAGAAGTTGGAACTTCTGATGATGTTTATACCAAACCATTGCATGATTACACAGCAAGTTTGATTTCAGCTGTTCCAGTCCCTGATCCAGAGTTTGAACGTAATCGTAAACAAATTGTTTATGATCCAGCACAAGAGACGGATGATGCAAATAAGCCACGTAAGATGCATGAGATTACTCCGGGACACTTTGTTCGTTGTTCAGAGGACGAAATTGCAAAGTATAAGAAGCGTGCTGCCAGTTACGGAGAATAA
- a CDS encoding ABC transporter permease: MEEKIKLSPDSFEALPKAQELDNEKIAAPSLTFVQDAWRRLKMNKGAFISLWIIVLMMLVAFGSSFFIDHDSLVKSSPNYANLPAKIPGVPINGLNGKLKVSGEWVDEYKQNNIPTNKYFVLGTDYLGRSLAERIIYGTKVSLIVALVATFFDLTIGVTYGIVSGWKGGRVDNVMQRIIEVISSVPSLVIVVLMLLVLKPGMTSIIAAIAISSWTTMARMIRAETLQLKSQEYVLAARSLGESAPKIAWKHLVPNLSSIIIIQTMYTIPTAIFFEAFLSFIGIGISAPETSLGVLLNDGQKNFQFLPYQMWYPAIVLCVLMIAFNLLGDGLRDAFDPKTRR; the protein is encoded by the coding sequence ATGGAAGAAAAAATTAAGTTAAGTCCAGATAGCTTTGAGGCTTTGCCAAAAGCTCAAGAGTTAGACAATGAAAAAATTGCTGCTCCATCACTAACCTTTGTTCAAGATGCTTGGCGCCGTTTAAAAATGAATAAAGGCGCATTTATCTCACTTTGGATTATTGTTTTGATGATGCTTGTGGCTTTTGGTTCATCATTCTTTATTGATCATGACTCATTAGTAAAGTCATCACCCAATTATGCTAACTTACCGGCTAAAATCCCTGGTGTTCCAATTAATGGGTTAAACGGAAAATTAAAGGTCTCAGGTGAATGGGTGGATGAATATAAACAAAATAATATTCCTACAAATAAGTACTTCGTTTTAGGAACGGATTACTTAGGACGTTCACTTGCTGAAAGAATTATCTATGGTACAAAGGTTTCATTAATCGTAGCGCTTGTAGCCACTTTCTTTGATTTAACCATTGGGGTTACATATGGGATTGTATCCGGTTGGAAGGGAGGACGAGTTGATAATGTGATGCAACGTATTATTGAAGTCATCTCGTCCGTTCCAAGTTTGGTTATTGTTGTTTTGATGTTATTGGTTTTAAAACCAGGGATGACATCGATTATCGCGGCAATTGCGATTTCAAGTTGGACAACAATGGCTCGAATGATTCGTGCGGAAACCTTACAGCTTAAATCTCAAGAGTATGTGTTGGCTGCTCGTTCATTGGGCGAATCGGCACCTAAAATAGCTTGGAAACATTTAGTACCAAACCTTTCAAGCATCATTATTATTCAGACAATGTATACTATCCCAACGGCAATCTTCTTTGAAGCCTTCTTGAGCTTCATTGGAATTGGTATTAGTGCACCTGAGACTTCTCTTGGTGTGTTGCTTAATGATGGTCAGAAGAATTTCCAATTTTTACCATATCAGATGTGGTATCCAGCAATTGTATTGTGTGTATTGATGATTGCCTTTAACTTGTTAGGTGATGGTTTACGTGATGCATTTGATCCAAAGACTAGAAGGTAG
- a CDS encoding amino acid ABC transporter permease, which translates to MNSFAEAYTWINFRFLLEGLWVTVEVSVISIILSSIIGLFLGIVRYIRYPVVSSIVGVIVDLIRNLPLLLLIFFTYFGLPKIGIRMEPLAAAIAAMTVFESAMIAEIVRSGIQAVDTGQMEGARANGLTYWQGLRYIVLPQALKKMIPPLVSQFISLIKDTSLATIIVLPELMYRAQIIYGQNTRYMIPMFIALAVLYFVVCYALSLVASRLEKRIG; encoded by the coding sequence ATGAATAGTTTTGCTGAAGCATATACTTGGATAAACTTTCGCTTCTTACTAGAAGGATTGTGGGTCACGGTTGAAGTATCTGTCATCTCAATAATTTTGAGTTCAATAATCGGGCTATTTTTAGGAATTGTTAGATATATTCGATATCCTGTGGTCTCAAGTATTGTTGGAGTGATTGTTGATTTGATTAGAAATCTGCCATTACTGTTATTGATTTTTTTCACGTATTTTGGATTACCAAAAATTGGAATTAGAATGGAACCACTAGCTGCGGCAATTGCGGCCATGACAGTTTTTGAATCTGCTATGATTGCTGAAATCGTAAGAAGTGGAATTCAAGCAGTTGATACTGGACAAATGGAAGGTGCACGTGCAAATGGACTAACTTATTGGCAGGGATTGCGTTACATTGTTTTACCGCAGGCATTGAAGAAAATGATTCCGCCTTTGGTGAGTCAATTTATCTCACTAATAAAGGATACATCCCTGGCTACAATTATTGTTTTACCAGAACTAATGTATCGAGCACAGATTATTTATGGACAAAACACGAGATATATGATTCCGATGTTCATCGCGTTGGCTGTTTTATATTTTGTTGTTTGTTACGCACTATCGTTGGTCGCTTCAAGACTAGAAAAACGAATTGGTTAA
- a CDS encoding transporter substrate-binding domain-containing protein, which yields MKRLRKVLLALGIFILGGLLGACSSSKTQNTWSEDKADNTITWGVKADTRLFGLMDVKTGQIKGFDIDVAKAVTKKILGPNGKAKFVQVTSKTRIPLLKNGNINAIIATMTITPDREKIVDFSKVYFAAGQSLLVKKGSSIKNVKDLNKTGTTVLAVKGSTSAVNIKKSAPKAKVLELEDYAQAFTALKSGQGQALTTDNGILFGIASENPGYHVVGGTFTNEPYGIAVDQGQTELKNKINTALSEMRKDGTYQKLLQKWFGNVAGFNLKEASQQ from the coding sequence ATGAAAAGACTAAGAAAAGTGCTGCTTGCACTAGGCATTTTCATTCTTGGAGGCCTCCTTGGTGCTTGCTCATCTTCAAAAACACAGAACACGTGGAGTGAAGATAAAGCTGATAATACTATTACATGGGGAGTTAAGGCTGATACTAGACTTTTTGGATTGATGGATGTTAAGACTGGTCAAATTAAGGGTTTTGATATCGATGTTGCCAAAGCAGTTACAAAAAAGATATTGGGTCCAAATGGCAAAGCAAAGTTCGTTCAAGTTACGAGTAAAACAAGAATACCGTTACTGAAAAATGGAAATATTAATGCAATTATTGCAACGATGACAATTACGCCGGACCGTGAAAAAATTGTTGATTTTTCAAAAGTATATTTTGCAGCGGGACAATCTTTATTAGTAAAAAAGGGCAGCAGTATTAAAAATGTTAAAGATTTGAATAAAACGGGGACTACGGTATTAGCAGTCAAAGGATCAACATCTGCTGTTAATATTAAGAAATCAGCACCAAAAGCTAAGGTATTGGAGCTTGAAGATTATGCACAAGCATTTACTGCTTTGAAGTCAGGACAGGGACAGGCACTTACAACTGATAATGGTATCTTGTTTGGAATCGCCTCAGAGAATCCAGGGTATCACGTTGTAGGGGGAACATTCACTAATGAACCTTACGGAATAGCTGTGGACCAAGGCCAAACAGAGTTGAAAAATAAAATTAATACGGCTTTGAGTGAGATGAGAAAAGACGGAACGTATCAGAAACTGTTGCAAAAATGGTTTGGAAATGTAGCTGGATTTAATTTGAAGGAGGCGAGCCAACAATGA
- a CDS encoding DUF6681 family protein, whose protein sequence is MFSIIGIINSYLGYININVKIKNRVYTVLGTVGNFYLLYVAYQFFKNGFIARGALFILAFIALAYFSYLNVIHYFTNKKSRIDFSPWIEKKLHLKPKEEEVGKASGISKAGYVQTNGIFANEKMLPASIKMNQENRLNLKKIVATLEQQGYLKLNFGGLSEDQQFKMARTNTNGIDALLEPVALPYFELEKRGSKFVILGGVNPLEREELGQIIRVGLTPVEDLGDKYEIFLAAVVIQGGPHKFAGRSSLVSEEQPFNLGIQVAYKSKQEG, encoded by the coding sequence TTATCAACAGTTATTTAGGATATATTAATATTAATGTAAAGATTAAAAATAGAGTTTACACCGTCCTAGGAACTGTAGGAAATTTTTATCTATTGTATGTGGCATACCAATTTTTTAAGAATGGATTTATAGCAAGAGGGGCACTCTTTATTCTAGCTTTCATTGCATTGGCATATTTTTCATATTTAAATGTTATCCATTATTTTACGAATAAAAAGTCACGCATTGATTTTTCTCCTTGGATTGAAAAGAAGCTACACCTGAAACCAAAGGAAGAAGAAGTGGGAAAAGCCTCCGGAATCTCTAAGGCAGGTTATGTCCAGACTAATGGAATATTTGCTAACGAGAAGATGTTGCCAGCTTCAATTAAGATGAATCAGGAGAATCGCCTTAACCTTAAAAAAATTGTTGCTACACTTGAGCAGCAAGGGTATCTTAAGTTGAACTTTGGAGGTTTGTCAGAAGATCAGCAGTTTAAGATGGCTCGAACCAATACTAATGGGATTGATGCTTTGTTGGAACCAGTCGCACTCCCATACTTCGAGTTAGAGAAACGTGGAAGTAAGTTCGTTATTCTTGGAGGAGTGAACCCATTGGAACGAGAAGAATTAGGGCAGATAATCCGAGTTGGATTAACACCAGTGGAAGATCTAGGAGACAAGTATGAGATATTTCTTGCTGCAGTAGTAATCCAAGGCGGTCCGCATAAATTTGCAGGTAGATCTTCTCTTGTTTCAGAGGAACAGCCTTTTAATTTGGGAATTCAAGTGGCATATAAGAGTAAACAAGAGGGTTAA
- a CDS encoding amino acid ABC transporter permease, which translates to MISVFQQHGQELLTGLGNTILCSVIALFFSLIIGSTFAIFEVLPSKFLRVIGRIYIEVFRNIPLLVIGMFFYVVVPQYILPMDGFTAGTIGLTLYTSSFIAETVRAGIQAVDSGQMEGARANGLSFMQAMWHIVLPQAFKYVIPPLGNQFINLVKNSSVLAFVAGFDLMYQGDMIASATFDTFNTYIAVGFLYLIITLPLSYYMRYLEKKLA; encoded by the coding sequence ATGATTAGCGTTTTTCAACAACATGGTCAAGAATTATTGACAGGACTAGGCAATACAATTTTATGTAGCGTTATTGCCCTATTCTTTAGTCTCATAATTGGCTCAACATTCGCAATCTTTGAGGTTCTACCATCGAAGTTCTTACGCGTCATTGGTAGAATTTATATTGAAGTGTTTCGCAATATTCCGCTGCTTGTGATCGGTATGTTCTTTTATGTAGTTGTTCCGCAATATATTTTACCTATGGATGGATTTACCGCGGGAACAATTGGATTAACATTATACACTTCTTCATTTATTGCTGAGACGGTTCGAGCAGGAATTCAGGCGGTCGATAGCGGGCAAATGGAAGGTGCACGTGCAAATGGACTGAGTTTTATGCAAGCAATGTGGCATATTGTTTTACCACAAGCATTTAAGTATGTTATTCCTCCATTGGGTAATCAGTTTATTAATTTGGTCAAAAATTCATCGGTCTTAGCCTTTGTAGCTGGGTTTGATCTAATGTATCAAGGAGACATGATTGCTTCTGCGACTTTTGATACTTTTAACACATACATTGCTGTAGGTTTCTTGTATTTAATAATTACACTACCATTGAGTTATTATATGCGATATCTTGAGAAAAAATTAGCCTAG
- a CDS encoding peptide ABC transporter substrate-binding protein translates to MKINKFAKLGTVVALSSLFLVACGSKSSSTASKQVLNWNESAELPTMDLSTATDVVSFDTLNNTNEGLYRLGKDSKIEPGIATKTQVSNNGKTYTFTLRKDSKWSNGQKVTAKDFVYSWQRTVNPKTASQYAYLFSGIENADDIMNGKKAVSTLGIKAEGNYKLVVTLDKKLPYFKLLMGFPVFFPQNEKAVKEYGSKYGTASKYMVYNGPFTLTKWTGSNLSWTLKKNNNYWDKKNVKLSAINYKVNKSTTTSYNLYQSGKLDETTLSAEQAKQLANSKELVIRKGASTFYLQYNQTKKEYQNANIRKAISLVIDRKQFVNKVLGDGSTVAKGLAASGLAKLNGKDFADAASVDSAVATNRAEAKKLWAKGLKELGVTSLDIQLLSDDTDKAKDSTTFLQSQIEENLSGAKVSVSNVPFKTRLARSVSGDFGIVVSGWGADFSDPISFLDLFTSDNSQNNGKWKNAEYDKLIEASKTTDAANTTKRWNDLVKAQKILLNDQGISPLYQQATATLVKSKVKGVIYNAAGVNYNFKDAYIAK, encoded by the coding sequence ATGAAAATAAATAAATTCGCAAAGCTTGGGACTGTCGTAGCTTTGTCTTCATTATTCTTAGTAGCTTGTGGCTCTAAGAGCAGCTCTACAGCATCAAAGCAAGTGCTTAATTGGAATGAATCGGCAGAATTGCCAACAATGGATCTATCAACGGCAACTGATGTTGTGAGTTTTGATACATTAAATAATACAAATGAAGGTTTGTATCGCTTAGGCAAGGATAGCAAAATTGAACCTGGTATTGCTACTAAGACACAAGTGTCTAATAATGGCAAGACATATACGTTTACATTGCGTAAAGATTCTAAATGGAGTAACGGACAAAAAGTTACAGCTAAAGATTTTGTCTATAGCTGGCAAAGAACCGTTAATCCTAAGACTGCTTCACAGTATGCCTACTTATTCAGTGGTATTGAAAATGCCGATGACATTATGAATGGTAAGAAGGCTGTTTCTACATTAGGAATTAAAGCTGAAGGAAACTATAAATTAGTTGTAACATTAGACAAGAAGCTTCCATACTTCAAGTTATTAATGGGATTCCCTGTATTCTTCCCACAAAATGAGAAAGCAGTTAAAGAATATGGTAGCAAGTATGGGACAGCTTCTAAGTACATGGTATATAACGGACCATTTACTCTTACAAAATGGACTGGATCAAACTTAAGCTGGACATTGAAGAAGAACAATAATTATTGGGATAAGAAGAACGTTAAACTCTCAGCAATTAATTACAAAGTTAATAAGAGTACAACAACTTCATACAATTTGTATCAATCTGGTAAGTTAGATGAAACAACGTTGAGTGCTGAACAAGCAAAACAGTTGGCTAACTCTAAAGAACTTGTGATTCGTAAGGGAGCTTCAACATTCTATCTGCAATATAACCAAACGAAGAAAGAATACCAAAATGCTAATATCCGTAAAGCTATCTCATTGGTTATCGATCGCAAGCAATTTGTAAACAAAGTTCTTGGCGATGGTTCAACAGTGGCCAAAGGTTTAGCAGCAAGCGGTTTAGCTAAATTGAATGGTAAAGATTTTGCTGATGCAGCTTCAGTTGACAGTGCTGTAGCAACAAATCGTGCCGAAGCTAAGAAGTTATGGGCAAAAGGCTTGAAAGAACTTGGTGTAACATCATTGGATATTCAATTACTTAGTGATGATACAGATAAGGCTAAGGACTCTACAACATTCTTACAAAGCCAAATCGAAGAAAACTTATCAGGTGCTAAGGTTTCTGTTTCAAATGTTCCATTCAAGACACGTTTAGCTCGTTCAGTTAGTGGTGACTTTGGAATTGTAGTTTCTGGTTGGGGCGCTGACTTCTCAGATCCAATTAGTTTCTTAGATCTCTTTACATCAGATAACTCACAGAACAATGGTAAGTGGAAAAATGCTGAATATGACAAGTTAATTGAAGCTTCTAAGACAACGGATGCTGCTAATACAACAAAACGTTGGAATGACTTAGTTAAAGCTCAAAAGATTTTATTGAACGATCAAGGGATTTCTCCATTGTATCAACAAGCAACCGCAACTTTAGTTAAATCAAAAGTTAAGGGTGTTATCTACAATGCAGCTGGAGTTAACTACAACTTTAAAGACGCATACATTGCAAAATAA
- a CDS encoding ABC transporter ATP-binding protein: MAERILDVKNLEINFHTYAGDVKAIRDVSFHLDKGETLAIVGESGSGKSVTTKSLMGLLANNAEVVGGSIMYHDQDILKKSEKEMQNIRGKDIAMIFQDPMTSLDPTMKIGQQIAEPLMKHKKLDKKKAWAQALDILKLVGIVNPEKRINEYPHQFSGGMRQRIVIAIALVCYPEVLIADEPTTALDVTIQAQILDLMKELQSKIETSIIFITHDLGVVAGMADRVAVMYAGKIVEYGTVDEIFYNPQHPYTWGLLNSMPTLSSTLLEAIPGTPPDLLDPPKGDAFAARSAYAMKIDIEKEPPFFKVSDTHYAATWLLHPDAPKVTPPTEIVRRQKLFAEMSTNKSVKA, from the coding sequence ATGGCTGAGAGAATTTTAGATGTGAAGAACTTGGAAATCAATTTCCACACTTATGCTGGCGATGTCAAAGCCATCCGTGATGTTAGTTTTCATTTAGATAAAGGTGAAACACTTGCGATAGTTGGCGAATCAGGTTCAGGTAAGTCAGTTACAACGAAAAGTTTAATGGGATTACTTGCAAATAATGCTGAAGTTGTTGGCGGGTCAATCATGTATCATGATCAGGATATTTTGAAGAAGTCTGAAAAGGAAATGCAAAATATTCGTGGTAAGGATATTGCAATGATTTTCCAAGATCCAATGACTTCGTTGGATCCCACAATGAAAATTGGGCAGCAGATTGCTGAACCATTAATGAAGCACAAAAAATTGGATAAAAAGAAAGCATGGGCGCAAGCATTAGACATTCTTAAATTGGTGGGAATTGTTAATCCTGAAAAGAGAATTAACGAGTATCCTCATCAGTTCTCAGGTGGTATGCGACAGCGTATCGTGATTGCAATTGCACTAGTTTGTTATCCAGAAGTACTGATTGCAGATGAACCAACAACTGCGCTCGATGTGACAATTCAAGCCCAGATTCTTGATTTAATGAAAGAACTTCAATCAAAGATTGAAACTTCGATTATTTTCATCACGCATGATTTGGGTGTAGTTGCAGGGATGGCTGATCGAGTTGCCGTAATGTATGCAGGTAAGATTGTCGAATATGGAACGGTTGATGAAATCTTTTATAACCCACAACATCCTTATACATGGGGATTACTGAATTCTATGCCAACTCTTTCAAGTACATTGTTAGAGGCCATTCCAGGAACTCCTCCTGACTTATTGGATCCACCAAAGGGAGATGCTTTTGCTGCGCGTAGTGCTTATGCAATGAAGATTGATATTGAGAAGGAACCTCCTTTCTTCAAAGTTTCAGATACACACTACGCTGCTACTTGGTTGTTGCATCCAGATGCTCCAAAAGTAACTCCCCCAACCGAGATTGTGCGTCGTCAGAAGCTATTTGCTGAGATGAGCACCAATAAGTCAGTTAAGGCCTAG
- a CDS encoding amino acid ABC transporter ATP-binding protein yields MPVIEFKKVEKYYGKFHALKNINLQVEKGEVVVVIGPSGSGKSTLIRTINGLEEIEEGQLLVNGYDLADKKTDLNQIRKDVGMVFQHFNLYDNKTVLENIMLAPKLVLKRNENENKETALKLLKSVGVSDKTASYPKQLSGGQKQRVAIARSLAMKPKALLFDEPTSALDPEMIDDVLNVMKEIAREGMTMVVVTHEMGFAREVADRVVFMDKGEILEDAHADEFFEAPKEERAKQFLSKIIKH; encoded by the coding sequence ATGCCAGTTATTGAATTTAAAAAAGTTGAAAAATATTATGGAAAATTTCATGCCCTCAAAAATATTAATTTACAGGTTGAAAAAGGTGAAGTTGTAGTTGTAATTGGCCCATCAGGATCAGGTAAAAGTACATTAATCCGCACAATTAATGGTTTAGAAGAGATTGAGGAGGGGCAATTATTAGTCAACGGATATGATTTGGCTGATAAGAAAACAGATTTGAATCAGATTCGTAAAGATGTTGGGATGGTTTTTCAGCATTTTAACTTATATGATAATAAAACTGTCCTTGAAAATATAATGTTAGCACCAAAACTTGTTTTGAAAAGAAATGAAAACGAGAATAAGGAAACGGCATTGAAGCTATTAAAATCAGTAGGTGTTTCGGACAAGACTGCATCTTATCCAAAACAATTATCTGGTGGACAAAAGCAACGTGTTGCAATTGCTAGAAGTTTGGCTATGAAACCTAAAGCATTATTATTTGATGAACCGACATCTGCGCTTGATCCAGAAATGATTGATGATGTATTGAATGTTATGAAAGAAATTGCAAGAGAGGGAATGACGATGGTTGTTGTAACACATGAGATGGGTTTTGCTCGTGAAGTTGCTGATCGGGTTGTATTTATGGACAAAGGTGAAATCTTAGAAGATGCGCATGCTGATGAATTTTTTGAGGCACCTAAAGAAGAACGTGCAAAGCAATTTCTAAGTAAAATTATCAAGCATTAG
- the opp3b gene encoding oligopeptide ABC transporter permease: protein MRKYLLKRVFYMVLTLFLVATITFFLMKLMPGTPYSNQEKMTPQQIQIMNEQYGLNKPVWLQYLIYLGGMLHGDLGTSFQYSNQPVSYLISSRIGASAQLGLQAMIFGVFVGIIIGSFAAINRNTWIDTLCTILSIIGKSVPNFVLAVLLQFYIALKLGWFPIADWGGFSYTVLPTIALGVGPLAETARFIRTGMVDVLNSDYIELARAKGLTKFGIVYHHALRNSLIPLVTLIGPYTVALMTGSMVIENIFSIPGIGEQFVKSITTNDYPTIMGVTMLFSAGLVVVILLTDIVYGIIDPRIRLSGNGD from the coding sequence ATGCGTAAATATCTTTTAAAGCGTGTCTTCTATATGGTATTGACGTTATTCTTGGTTGCTACAATTACTTTCTTTTTAATGAAATTAATGCCAGGAACACCGTACTCTAATCAAGAAAAGATGACACCGCAACAGATTCAAATTATGAATGAGCAATACGGACTGAACAAACCAGTATGGTTGCAATATCTTATTTATTTAGGTGGGATGTTGCATGGAGACTTAGGAACTTCATTCCAATATAGTAATCAGCCAGTTTCATATTTGATTTCAAGTAGAATTGGTGCTTCGGCTCAATTAGGACTTCAAGCAATGATTTTTGGTGTTTTTGTTGGAATTATTATCGGTTCTTTTGCAGCTATTAATAGAAACACTTGGATTGATACTTTATGTACAATTCTTTCCATCATTGGTAAATCAGTACCTAACTTTGTTTTAGCTGTACTACTACAATTTTATATTGCTCTTAAATTGGGTTGGTTCCCAATTGCTGACTGGGGCGGCTTTAGCTACACAGTTCTGCCAACAATTGCTTTAGGGGTTGGACCACTCGCAGAAACGGCTCGTTTCATTCGAACTGGGATGGTAGATGTTTTGAACTCTGACTATATCGAACTTGCTAGGGCTAAGGGGCTAACAAAATTTGGAATAGTTTATCATCACGCATTGAGAAATAGTTTAATACCTTTAGTAACATTGATTGGGCCTTATACAGTTGCCCTTATGACAGGATCAATGGTTATTGAAAATATATTCTCTATTCCTGGAATTGGTGAGCAGTTTGTTAAGTCGATTACAACAAATGATTACCCTACGATTATGGGTGTAACAATGTTGTTTTCTGCTGGACTAGTTGTTGTTATCTTACTGACAGATATTGTTTATGGAATTATTGATCCAAGGATCAGACTAAGCGGAAATGGAGATTAA
- the hflX gene encoding GTPase HflX: MIPVITAGIEAQQENFDYLMDELAELVKANNMNVVADVRQRLQKPVSATYLGKGKVTEIAEIARETGAQFLVLNDELSPTQIRNLEKDTDIAVLDRTELILEIFSNRARSKEAQIQVEIARLKYKMPRLRVAPDIKLDQQSASGALANRGAGETKLELNRRTLQNRISFLSRELKQIDKEFEIKSKSRRKSNLPSVALIGYTNAGKSTTMNGLLSLFSEEETKQVFEKDMLFATLDTSVRNLSFPDNKQFLLSDTVGFISKLPHNLVEAFKSTLAEVKEADLLIQVIDVSDPHAKEMIATTNQTLEELGVNNKKMIYAYNKADKAELNYPTIEGMNLTYSAQNTASLEKLADLIKKLLFPGYQKMKFLIPFASGKYLERLNSQANVLDTEYTVTGSLVTAEVSPVQAQYFSKFIYSN; this comes from the coding sequence ATGATTCCAGTTATTACTGCAGGTATAGAAGCACAGCAAGAAAATTTTGATTATTTAATGGATGAATTAGCTGAATTAGTAAAAGCTAATAATATGAATGTTGTTGCTGATGTCCGTCAGCGCCTGCAAAAACCAGTGTCCGCAACTTACCTTGGAAAAGGAAAGGTTACCGAGATTGCAGAGATTGCACGTGAGACCGGTGCACAATTTCTAGTTCTCAACGATGAACTATCTCCGACACAAATTAGAAATCTTGAAAAAGACACAGACATTGCCGTTTTGGATCGTACTGAACTTATTTTAGAAATCTTTTCAAATCGTGCTCGTTCAAAGGAAGCACAGATTCAAGTTGAAATTGCTCGTCTTAAATATAAGATGCCCCGCCTGAGGGTTGCACCAGATATTAAGTTAGATCAGCAAAGTGCAAGCGGTGCTTTAGCAAACCGTGGTGCAGGTGAAACTAAACTAGAATTAAATAGACGAACACTTCAGAACAGAATTTCATTTTTGTCACGAGAGCTAAAACAAATTGATAAAGAATTTGAAATCAAAAGTAAATCACGACGTAAATCAAATCTGCCAAGTGTAGCTCTCATAGGTTATACAAATGCTGGTAAATCAACCACAATGAATGGCCTACTTTCACTATTTTCTGAAGAAGAAACTAAACAAGTTTTTGAAAAAGATATGCTCTTTGCAACTTTAGATACCTCTGTAAGAAATCTAAGTTTTCCAGATAATAAACAATTTCTTTTGAGTGACACAGTTGGATTCATAAGTAAACTGCCTCACAACTTGGTTGAAGCTTTCAAATCAACTCTTGCTGAAGTTAAAGAAGCTGATCTGTTAATTCAAGTAATCGACGTTTCTGACCCGCACGCCAAGGAAATGATTGCAACAACGAATCAGACTCTTGAGGAATTAGGTGTTAACAACAAAAAAATGATTTACGCCTACAATAAAGCCGATAAAGCTGAGCTAAATTATCCAACGATTGAGGGTATGAATCTTACTTATAGTGCACAAAATACGGCCTCTCTTGAAAAACTTGCCGATTTAATAAAGAAACTGCTTTTCCCAGGCTATCAGAAAATGAAGTTTCTAATTCCTTTTGCCTCTGGTAAATACCTTGAACGGCTTAATTCGCAAGCAAATGTACTTGATACCGAATACACCGTTACTGGCAGTCTCGTAACAGCTGAAGTTTCACCTGTCCAAGCACAATATTTTTCTAAATTTATCTATTCTAACTAA